A window of the Cannabis sativa cultivar Pink pepper isolate KNU-18-1 chromosome X, ASM2916894v1, whole genome shotgun sequence genome harbors these coding sequences:
- the LOC115721171 gene encoding uncharacterized protein LOC115721171 — protein MDGFKEVLDDCRFIDFISTKHELTWCNEHSNSPIMERLDRGLCTEEWLDQFEGVDITLLDWWESDHRALVVDIPVRVDGVKCGKSKRKSHFHFEEAWCHEEECAEIVDRV, from the coding sequence ATGGATGGGTTTAAAGAAGTGTTAGATGATTGTCGATTTATTGATTTCATTTCTACGAAACATGAGTTGACATGGTGCAATGAACATAGTAATTCACCGATAATGGAGCGGTTGGATAGAGGGTTATGTACAGAGGAGTGGTTGGACCAATTCGAAGGGGTTGATATTACGTTGCTTGACTGGTGGGAGTCGGATCATCGGGCGTTGGTTGTGGATATACCGGTTAGAGTGGATGGAGTTAAATGTGGGAAGTCTAAACGGAAAAGTCATTTCCATTTTGAGGAAGCATGGTGTCATGAGGAGGAGTGTGCTGAGATTGTGGACCGGGTGTAG